The following coding sequences are from one Rhodobiaceae bacterium window:
- a CDS encoding hypothetical protein (SCO1 protein homolog): MSRLTVFLVAITGLAIATAGILYVTLPAEDADYPQRSSGAALIGGPFELVQHDGNTVTNETFNGELMLIYFGFTFCPDVCPTELQIMSNALDLVGDDAEQVRPILISIDPERDTVEAMAQYVSHFHPRMTGLTGTVEQVAAAARAYRVYYERVEDPGSNAAYTMDHSSIVYLMDKEGQFITHFGPGTKPEKMAETIRSALSNG; the protein is encoded by the coding sequence ATGTCGCGATTAACAGTCTTTCTTGTTGCCATCACCGGCCTTGCGATTGCGACCGCTGGTATTCTCTATGTGACCCTGCCTGCGGAAGATGCTGACTACCCACAACGCTCCAGCGGCGCCGCTCTTATCGGAGGCCCATTCGAACTCGTGCAGCACGATGGCAATACGGTCACGAATGAAACGTTCAATGGCGAGCTGATGCTGATCTATTTTGGCTTCACCTTTTGCCCCGATGTCTGTCCGACTGAGCTTCAGATTATGAGCAATGCGCTGGATCTTGTTGGAGACGATGCGGAACAGGTCCGACCCATCCTGATATCCATTGACCCTGAAAGGGACACTGTCGAGGCGATGGCCCAGTATGTGAGCCATTTCCATCCGCGGATGACCGGGCTTACAGGCACAGTTGAGCAGGTTGCCGCCGCCGCGCGAGCGTACCGGGTGTATTACGAACGCGTGGAAGATCCGGGCTCCAATGCTGCCTATACAATGGATCACTCCTCCATCGTGTACCTCATGGACAAGGAGGGACAGTTCATTACCCATTTCGGACCAGGAACAAAACCTGAGAAAATGGCGGAAACCATTCGCAGCGCCCTGAGCAACGGCTAG
- a CDS encoding ankyrin repeats (3 copies): protein MTVRLERDGCDFTPKQIVVYAFFLTLFVFGASKSAYAAGIQQPTVIIPDTPFIEAVRDGDIDALKAAVVRGESLDSRDKLGSPALFVALQFGQEDAFQFLLENGARIKAKDKAGDTLLTLLAGTKLVHLSAALLEAGADPDRLGASREPAIIIAARAGQAEMVHLLLDWDADYEATDLTGRTALGIAEQRRDRVIENMLREAGAY, encoded by the coding sequence ATGACCGTGAGACTTGAGCGAGATGGGTGTGATTTCACACCCAAGCAGATTGTAGTTTATGCATTCTTCCTAACTCTATTTGTTTTCGGAGCATCGAAGAGCGCATATGCCGCGGGCATTCAGCAACCCACCGTAATCATACCGGACACCCCCTTTATTGAAGCGGTTCGTGATGGAGACATTGATGCTCTAAAGGCAGCAGTGGTACGTGGAGAATCTCTTGATTCACGAGACAAATTGGGATCGCCGGCGCTTTTTGTCGCCCTGCAGTTTGGGCAGGAAGATGCATTCCAATTCTTGCTGGAAAACGGAGCACGGATTAAAGCGAAAGATAAAGCGGGCGATACGCTCCTAACGCTTCTTGCGGGTACAAAGCTGGTTCATTTGAGCGCGGCACTTTTGGAAGCTGGCGCAGATCCCGATCGGCTCGGAGCAAGCCGTGAGCCTGCCATCATCATTGCCGCGCGAGCGGGCCAGGCAGAAATGGTCCATCTTCTCCTGGATTGGGATGCTGATTACGAGGCGACGGACCTGACGGGGCGGACCGCCCTCGGTATTGCCGAGCAGCGCCGTGATCGGGTGATTGAGAACATGTTGCGCGAAGCGGGTGCCTATTAA
- a CDS encoding metal-dependent hydrolase, producing MTKTKTDPKSETSPSGDRPWHHLPDGKFRNPKGSPKKSVPLRVALPYFAEMFGRSFNKIEVPTSHVLPRDQANKELQKFLDQPGDFITWLGHASFLCRIAGKVILTDPYLTTYAGPAGFGPRRYVKSGIAIRDLPPIDVLVVSHNHYDHLDERALAQLPDKNRTTVLVPLNLGDFFRKRGFTHVVEMDWYDDLVVNDLKVTALPVVHWSRRVGFDHNTSLWAGFAFQGPEHHLFFGGDSGYGPVFKETGERYGPFDTALLGIGAYAPREMMKASHATPEEAVQMGQDLKANTLVGMHWGTVVLTQEPPFEPPERFVAAGKAAGLADESVWVMKIGESRHLKANDKAGWPSNA from the coding sequence ATGACCAAGACGAAGACTGATCCAAAAAGCGAGACATCTCCCTCAGGAGATCGACCATGGCACCACCTGCCAGATGGCAAGTTCCGCAACCCAAAGGGCAGCCCAAAGAAATCGGTGCCCTTACGGGTCGCGCTTCCCTATTTCGCAGAGATGTTTGGGCGCAGCTTTAACAAGATCGAGGTGCCGACTTCCCATGTTTTGCCGCGCGATCAGGCGAACAAGGAGCTGCAGAAATTTCTGGATCAGCCCGGCGATTTTATCACCTGGTTAGGGCATGCGTCCTTCCTTTGCCGCATTGCGGGGAAGGTTATTTTGACGGACCCCTATCTCACAACTTATGCGGGCCCAGCCGGGTTTGGACCTCGTCGGTATGTAAAGAGCGGCATTGCGATCCGCGACTTGCCTCCAATTGACGTCCTCGTTGTTTCTCACAATCACTATGACCATTTGGATGAGCGTGCTCTGGCGCAACTGCCCGACAAGAACCGAACGACCGTTTTGGTACCACTCAACCTGGGAGATTTCTTTCGGAAACGTGGGTTCACCCACGTGGTTGAGATGGATTGGTACGACGATCTGGTGGTGAATGACCTGAAAGTCACCGCTCTGCCGGTGGTGCATTGGTCACGGCGAGTTGGGTTTGATCACAACACCTCCCTTTGGGCGGGCTTCGCCTTCCAGGGGCCAGAGCACCACCTCTTTTTTGGCGGTGACTCCGGCTACGGGCCAGTGTTTAAGGAGACCGGAGAACGGTATGGTCCGTTTGATACGGCATTGTTGGGTATTGGCGCCTATGCGCCTCGGGAAATGATGAAGGCGTCCCACGCCACACCGGAAGAAGCGGTGCAGATGGGGCAGGATCTGAAAGCGAATACGCTGGTTGGCATGCATTGGGGAACGGTTGTTCTCACTCAAGAGCCGCCTTTTGAACCTCCAGAACGCTTTGTCGCTGCTGGGAAAGCAGCAGGCCTGGCCGATGAGTCGGTGTGGGTCATGAAGATCGGTGAAAGTCGGCACCTAAAAGCAAATGATAAAGCAGGCTGGCCGTCCAACGCTTGA
- the regB gene encoding sensor histidine kinase RegB gives MAQPNRRSSFISDQAGIRLQTIMLLRWLAVAGQLGAVLFVYFGLKFPLPLGFCLAAIAASAWLNVFLALRYRTPIRLPDSQAAAYLAYDLLQLAALLYLTGGLGNPFSLLFMVPVTISATTLSPRSTGLLLSLAFLCVTALSIYHLPLPWTPDAPLVLPWTYQAGIWAGLLLGLGFVAVYAYRIADEARRMSNALEATELVLAREQRLSALDGLAAAAAHELGTPLGTIALVARELQRDKPTGDQLDEDLNLLRSQAERCKEILSRLTHRPDARDALYARIEIDALLSEIVAPHRDMDVSFDLATDGETPAPSLVRRPEILYGLGNFVENASDYARRTVTLTGEFDKDMVRISITDDGPGFPMDMVDRLGEPYVTTRPRGTPRAVRDGSHEGMGLGFFIGKTLLERSGASVLFGNRTDGRTGAVVIVEWPREAIEAPPIGGAQDQISDHELA, from the coding sequence ATGGCCCAACCAAACAGGCGTTCTTCCTTTATTTCCGATCAGGCGGGCATCCGCCTTCAGACCATCATGCTGCTGCGATGGTTGGCGGTTGCGGGCCAATTGGGCGCTGTTCTCTTCGTTTACTTCGGTCTCAAGTTTCCGCTGCCTCTGGGCTTCTGCCTGGCAGCCATAGCCGCGTCTGCCTGGCTCAATGTGTTCCTGGCGCTTAGATACAGAACACCCATCCGGCTGCCCGACAGCCAGGCTGCAGCTTATCTCGCCTATGATCTGCTTCAACTGGCAGCTTTGCTTTACCTAACAGGTGGGCTTGGAAACCCCTTTTCATTGCTGTTCATGGTGCCGGTGACGATTTCAGCGACCACCCTGTCGCCCAGATCAACGGGTCTTCTTTTGTCTCTGGCCTTCCTGTGTGTGACGGCACTTTCCATCTATCACCTGCCGTTGCCCTGGACGCCGGATGCACCCCTCGTATTGCCTTGGACCTACCAGGCAGGCATTTGGGCAGGTCTCCTGTTGGGCTTAGGTTTCGTCGCTGTTTATGCCTATCGCATCGCCGACGAAGCGCGCCGCATGTCAAACGCTCTGGAAGCGACAGAGCTGGTTCTGGCGAGGGAGCAAAGACTCTCAGCGCTTGATGGATTGGCTGCCGCTGCGGCCCACGAACTTGGGACGCCCCTTGGAACAATTGCCCTCGTTGCACGAGAGCTTCAACGCGATAAGCCAACTGGAGATCAGTTGGACGAGGACCTTAATCTGCTTCGCTCGCAGGCAGAGAGGTGCAAGGAAATTCTCTCGCGCCTGACCCACAGGCCTGACGCTCGCGATGCCCTCTATGCACGCATAGAAATCGATGCCCTTCTAAGCGAAATTGTTGCACCCCATCGGGACATGGATGTGTCTTTCGATCTGGCGACGGATGGGGAAACACCGGCACCCTCGCTGGTTCGGCGACCCGAGATCCTTTATGGACTGGGCAACTTTGTCGAAAACGCATCAGATTACGCGCGGCGTACTGTCACCCTTACCGGCGAATTCGACAAAGATATGGTCCGCATTTCGATCACCGATGATGGCCCTGGATTCCCCATGGATATGGTGGACAGGTTGGGGGAGCCCTATGTCACAACCCGCCCACGCGGAACCCCCCGAGCTGTCAGGGATGGATCTCATGAGGGCATGGGCCTTGGCTTTTTCATAGGGAAAACTTTATTAGAAAGAAGTGGCGCGTCGGTCTTGTTCGGAAACCGGACAGATGGTCGCACAGGCGCTGTGGTTATTGTGGAATGGCCCAGAGAGGCTATAGAAGCGCCACCTATAGGCGGAGCACAGGACCAAATCAGCGATCATGAGTTGGCGTGA
- the regA gene encoding photosynthetic apparatus regulatory protein RegA, translating into MTDEANDAHEPANEERTLLLVDDDAPFLGRLARAMENRGFTVSQAGTVKEGVRLAQEVKPTYAVVDLRLDDGSGLEVVSALHTVREDARVIVLTGYGNIATAVEAVKLGAVDYLSKPADADDVEAALMAQPGEKAPPPENPMSADRVRWEHIQRVYELCNRNVSETARRLNMHRRTLQRILAKRAPR; encoded by the coding sequence ATGACAGACGAAGCGAACGATGCACATGAACCGGCAAACGAGGAGCGCACCCTCCTGCTGGTAGATGACGATGCTCCATTTCTCGGGCGGCTGGCCCGGGCAATGGAAAATCGAGGCTTCACTGTTTCCCAGGCGGGCACCGTTAAGGAAGGCGTCCGTCTGGCCCAGGAAGTCAAACCGACATATGCCGTCGTCGACTTGCGCCTGGATGATGGAAGTGGACTTGAAGTCGTATCAGCCCTCCACACCGTTCGGGAGGACGCACGGGTCATCGTGCTCACGGGCTATGGCAATATTGCAACCGCGGTTGAGGCGGTGAAACTGGGTGCTGTCGACTATCTCTCAAAACCTGCAGACGCAGATGACGTTGAGGCAGCGCTCATGGCGCAGCCAGGAGAAAAGGCGCCGCCGCCAGAAAACCCCATGTCCGCAGACCGGGTACGGTGGGAACACATTCAGCGGGTCTATGAACTGTGCAATCGAAATGTGTCAGAGACGGCGCGTCGCTTGAACATGCACCGCCGGACCCTGCAACGCATTTTGGCAAAGCGCGCACCTCGCTAA
- a CDS encoding DNA repair protein MmcB-like protein, whose translation MSDDDALSHATSDGRQSPVAAAVQRGVCRMLIHMGHMPITELGLKNGRRVDVASLDKRGDVIIVEIKSSIADFRVDQKWPEYLDYCDLFFFAVSPDFPLDVLPDDATVGIIVADKFGAEILREPERDALPAARRKAVTLLFARAAAARVHQALDPGVTALIGNDETD comes from the coding sequence ATGAGTGACGACGACGCCCTCTCTCATGCAACAAGCGATGGTCGTCAATCGCCTGTCGCTGCGGCGGTACAGCGCGGCGTATGCCGTATGCTCATTCATATGGGACATATGCCGATTACGGAACTCGGTCTGAAAAACGGACGACGGGTTGATGTTGCTTCGCTCGATAAAAGGGGGGATGTGATCATTGTGGAAATCAAATCATCGATCGCTGACTTCCGCGTTGATCAGAAATGGCCCGAATACCTGGATTATTGTGATCTTTTTTTCTTTGCGGTCTCGCCTGACTTCCCACTCGACGTACTACCGGATGATGCAACTGTGGGTATCATTGTCGCTGATAAGTTTGGGGCAGAGATTTTAAGAGAACCGGAGCGGGATGCTCTTCCGGCCGCTCGACGAAAGGCTGTGACGCTCCTGTTTGCGAGAGCGGCAGCCGCACGGGTCCATCAAGCTCTCGACCCGGGTGTTACTGCACTTATCGGCAATGACGAAACCGATTAG
- a CDS encoding phosphotransferase enzyme family protein has translation MTLANIEDLTHAALEAQGMMLPPPPWNELGEGLWGIVFDLGDGSVLKLVRKRGGLGSPAALIHREVAAIKALGGGRCGGFDMPELLGHGDIDLPANPFVAPLEGWLRLSKLNGRRLGDAIPPTPDGRQRLGETLGAALADFHNDTKALSDAADLPQQDPILRAVGELREALPKPEDKALCDHLKERWTSLTSSPVFLHGDVNLSNVLVGEDGRFGLLDFAECGMGAPHAEFRHFEERPEIRDAMFMGYQAASGEPIDLDVYYLAATVNALGTLYHGGSVQPGVAANDPRKGMRLRGMVRHCASKAGLEV, from the coding sequence ATGACACTTGCCAACATTGAAGACCTCACCCACGCCGCACTAGAGGCTCAGGGAATGATGCTCCCCCCACCGCCGTGGAATGAACTCGGTGAAGGGCTTTGGGGGATCGTTTTTGATCTTGGAGACGGGTCGGTTCTGAAACTCGTGCGAAAACGCGGCGGACTTGGCTCCCCGGCAGCGCTCATTCACCGAGAGGTAGCCGCAATAAAAGCGCTCGGCGGTGGCCGGTGTGGCGGCTTCGATATGCCAGAGCTGTTGGGTCACGGGGACATTGACCTTCCAGCCAATCCCTTTGTTGCGCCACTCGAAGGCTGGCTACGCCTATCCAAGCTAAACGGCAGACGCCTGGGGGATGCAATTCCACCAACACCCGATGGCAGGCAAAGACTGGGCGAGACACTCGGCGCCGCGCTGGCCGACTTTCACAATGACACCAAAGCTCTCAGTGATGCTGCGGACCTGCCACAACAAGACCCGATCTTGCGCGCTGTTGGAGAGTTGCGAGAGGCGCTTCCCAAACCAGAAGACAAAGCGCTGTGCGACCATCTTAAAGAGCGCTGGACGTCTCTGACTTCGTCTCCCGTATTTTTGCATGGTGACGTCAATCTCAGCAACGTACTTGTAGGTGAAGATGGCAGGTTCGGCCTGCTTGATTTCGCTGAATGCGGCATGGGTGCGCCCCATGCAGAATTTCGGCATTTTGAAGAACGACCAGAGATTAGAGACGCGATGTTTATGGGCTATCAAGCAGCCAGTGGTGAGCCCATTGATTTGGATGTTTATTATCTCGCAGCCACGGTAAATGCCCTTGGGACTCTTTATCACGGGGGATCGGTACAACCGGGCGTGGCGGCTAATGATCCTCGCAAAGGAATGCGCCTTCGTGGCATGGTTCGGCATTGTGCAAGCAAAGCGGGCCTTGAGGTTTAG
- a CDS encoding P-aminobenzoate N-oxygenase AurF encodes MTEIRQITKDEAYNACAPDDFPAMMDVDRYGNRSSAFDKIISATHDHFWDPLDTKYIDFSEPFDTETQMIMPEEMIPEFRLPCFQALSEKDKVRFANETARWSLSAILHGEQGALNLSASLCHILLDPGAQEYAANQTREEARHVTAFAKYVETRFGKPLPVGDTLGTLLTDIVNAPEVYKKIVGMQMLVEGLAMGAFATLYTGSNDPLLVKLTQLVMTDEAFHHKFGKIWADRTIPSLSEEEQHIIEDWAAHCFQTLLFNLVNPEQKKVIYPQFGLDWETVQAEMLEAFTDDDRREQMKEGTNIFRVLIKTLLKAGIITDRTKDFYSTYVDMDELKNEGDRMIGDDIAEDGIKYLKTINFSTNEDALSGLSAAE; translated from the coding sequence ATGACTGAAATTCGGCAGATTACGAAGGACGAGGCTTACAATGCCTGCGCGCCTGATGATTTTCCTGCGATGATGGACGTTGATCGGTACGGCAATCGGTCGAGTGCATTCGACAAAATCATTTCCGCCACCCACGACCATTTCTGGGATCCGCTTGACACCAAATATATTGATTTCTCTGAGCCTTTCGACACGGAAACTCAGATGATCATGCCGGAAGAAATGATCCCTGAATTTCGCCTCCCCTGTTTCCAGGCGCTTTCTGAAAAAGACAAAGTTCGCTTTGCCAACGAAACCGCTCGTTGGAGCCTTTCGGCCATCCTTCATGGCGAACAAGGTGCTCTCAACCTTTCCGCCAGCCTTTGCCACATCCTTCTCGATCCAGGCGCGCAGGAATATGCCGCAAACCAGACACGCGAAGAAGCCCGCCACGTCACGGCATTTGCCAAATATGTGGAAACGCGCTTTGGCAAACCACTGCCAGTTGGCGACACACTGGGCACCCTCCTCACCGACATCGTGAATGCTCCAGAGGTTTACAAAAAAATCGTGGGCATGCAGATGCTGGTCGAAGGCCTCGCTATGGGGGCGTTCGCGACACTCTACACTGGCTCGAATGACCCGCTGCTCGTGAAACTCACGCAGCTCGTCATGACAGACGAGGCATTCCACCACAAATTCGGGAAGATCTGGGCAGACCGGACCATTCCTTCCCTGTCTGAAGAAGAACAGCACATCATTGAAGACTGGGCAGCACATTGCTTCCAGACCCTGCTCTTCAATCTGGTGAATCCCGAACAGAAAAAGGTGATCTACCCGCAATTCGGTCTTGATTGGGAGACGGTGCAGGCAGAAATGCTCGAAGCGTTTACCGACGACGACCGACGCGAACAGATGAAAGAGGGCACGAATATTTTCCGCGTGCTCATCAAAACGCTGCTCAAAGCGGGGATCATTACCGATCGCACCAAAGACTTCTACTCAACCTACGTCGACATGGATGAGCTGAAGAATGAAGGTGATCGGATGATTGGTGACGATATCGCTGAAGACGGTATCAAATACCTTAAGACCATCAACTTCTCGACCAATGAGGATGCTCTCTCCGGCCTTTCCGCTGCAGAGTAA